In the genome of Parus major isolate Abel chromosome 2, Parus_major1.1, whole genome shotgun sequence, one region contains:
- the TMPPE gene encoding transmembrane protein with metallophosphoesterase domain, whose amino-acid sequence MISFKQLPIEAKAAVAAGVVFFSMMLSRSYLAEKLDFRTRRWLLRLQMALFANTLMLMGSLHVWRSTVTTFTRSSAASSFCFMLWKIAVFMFLVLAHSSFFTLLFLVAEEPYFFSLAAYTCLGAYIILIFFLFTLGSVEQAYKFLAGRGTKAGTGNKNRTALKPVLSVLLTVVLTVVGLLNASQPPTVNSVEIPVHKLPSTMNNLKVVLLSDIHLGPTVGKTKLAMIVRMVKALKPDITVIVGDLSDAEAKIIRPAVEPLGELDSPLGTYFVTGNHEYYTSDVSNWFELLKSFNIQPLHNENVKIVSPKSTSDWFCLAGVDDIEADVLRYSGHGMDLKKALRGCSSEHAIVLLAHQPIAAKWALQERPDINLILSGHTHGGQIFPLNAGAYLLNPFFVGLYQVGQNTFVYVSPGTMYYGIPMRLGSRAEITEIILRSP is encoded by the coding sequence ATGATCTCCTTCAAGCAACTGCCCATTGAAGCAAaggctgcagtggctgcaggagtGGTTTTCTTCTCCATGATGCTATCACGGAGTTACCTGGCAGAAAAACTCGATTTCAGGACGCGACGCTGGCTTCTAAGGCTGCAGATGGCACTATTTGCTAATACACTCATGTTGATGGGGTCTCTTCATGTTTGGAGAAGCACAGTCACCACGTTCACCAGGTcttcagctgccagctccttctGTTTCATGCTGTGGAAAATAGCTGTGTTCATGTTTCTAGTTTTGGCTCATTCAAGCTTCTTTACATTGCTATTTCTTGTTGCAGAAGAGccctatttcttttctttagctGCCTACACTTGCTTGGGGGCCTATATTATTctcatctttttcctcttcactcTAGGCTCTGTAGAGCAGGCTTACAAGTTCTTGGCTGGGAGAGGCACTAAGGCAGGCACAGGCAACAAGAACAGAACCGCACTGAAACCAGTTCTGTCAGTCTTGCTTACTGTTGTGCTGACTGTTGTTGGGCTGTTAAATGCTTCCCAGCCTCCTACTGTGAATTCAGTGGAGATTCCAGTTCACAAGCTGCCCTCGACAATGAATAACCTGAAAGTGGTGTTGCTTTCAGATATCCATCTGGGGCCTACAGTTGGGAAGACCAAGCTTGCCATGATAGTGAGAATGGTTAAGGCTTTAAAACCAGATATCACCGTGATTGTTGGGGACCTATCTGATGCTGAAGCAAAGATCATACGACCTGCTGTTGAGCCTCTTGGAGAACTTGATTCCCCTTTGGGAACTTACTTTGTCACAGGAAACCATGAGTACTACACCTCAGATGTTAGCAACTGGTTCGAGCTGTTAAAATCATTTAACATTCAGCCATTGCATAATGAGAATGTGAAGATTGTTTCACCAAAGAGCACTTCTGACTGGTTCTGCCTGGCTGGCGTGGATGATATTGAAGCGGATGTGTTGCGCTACTCGGGACATGGCATGGATTTGAAAAAAGCTCTCAGAGGTTGTAGCAGTGAGCATGCAATAGTGCTCTTAGCTCATCAGCCAATTGCTGCAAAGTGGGCCCTTCAGGAGAGACCAGACATAAATTTAATTCTCTCTGGCCATACTCACGGAGGGCAGATTTTCCCTCTAAATGCTGGAGCTTATCTTCTGAATCCATTCTTTGTTGGCTTGTACCAAGTTGGGCAGAATACCTTCGTCTACGTCAGCCCAGGGACGATGTACTATGGAATACCCATGcggctgggcagcagagctgaaataaCAGAGATTATTCTACGTTCTCCTTGA